Proteins from a genomic interval of Loxodonta africana isolate mLoxAfr1 chromosome 25, mLoxAfr1.hap2, whole genome shotgun sequence:
- the HLX gene encoding H2.0-like homeobox protein isoform X2, which yields MFAAGLAPFYASNFSLWSAAYCSSAGPGGCSFPLDPAAVKKPSFCIADILHAGVGEPGAAPDGLAGASAAALTAHLGSVHPHASFQAAARSPLRPTPVVAPSEVPAGFPQRLSPLSAAYHHHHPQQQQQQPQQQPQQQPPPPPRAGALQPQASGARVVPNPHHSGSAPAPSSKDLKFGIDRILSAEFDPKVKEGNTLRGPYAVLTKDTMPQTYKRKRSWSRAVFSNLQRKGLEKRFEIQKYVTKPDRKQLAAMLGLTDAQVKVWFQNRRMKWRHSKEAQAQKDKDKEAAEKPPGGTPAFDGERDERSPSRSEGEAESESSDSESLDMAPSDSERTEGTDRALHQTAVTKAPAAGALVTASSVGSGGSSGRSGLSLSSASSLSSSGGSSSAGSASSLASSGGGPSELPLAPQPSLSNAPQSPEPAPAPPGGL from the exons ATGTTCGCCGCCGGGCTGGCCCCCTTCTACGCCTCCAACTTCAGCCTCTGGTCGGCCGCGTACTGCTCGTCGGCCGGCCCGGGCGGCTGCTCCTTCCCCCTGGACCCTGCCGCTGTCAAGAAGCCATCCTTCTGCATCGCAGACATCCTGCACGCCGGCGTTGGGGAGCCGGGGGCGGCCCCAGACGGCCTGGCTGGGGCCTCGGCCGCCGCCCTCACCGCGCACTTGGGCTCGGTTCACCCGCACGCCTCTTTCCAAGCCGCCGCCAGGTCCCCGCTTCGACCCACGCCGGTGGTGGCGCCCTCCGAAGTCCCAGCTGGCTTCCCGCAGCGGCTGTCCCCGCTGTCGGCCgcttaccaccaccatcacccacagcagcagcagcagcagccccagCAGCAGCCGCAGCAACAGCCTCCCCCGCCACCCCGGGCCGGCGCCCTGCAGCCCCAGGCCTCGGGGGCGCGGGTGGTTCCGAACCCACACCATAGCGGCTCGGCCCCGGCCCCCTCCAGCAAGGACCTCAAATTTGGGATTGACCGCATTTTGTCTGCAGAATTTGACCCAAAAGTCAAGGAAGGCAACACGCTAAGAG GCCCCTACGCGGTACTCACGAAGGACACCATGCCACAGACCTACAAGAGAAAACGCTCGTGGTCGCGCGCCGTCTTCTCCAACctgcagaggaaaggcctggagaagaGGTTCGAGATCCAGAAGTACGTGACCAAGCCGGACCGAAAGCAGCTGGCGGCGATGCTCGGCCTCACTGACGCGCAG GTGAAGGTGTGGTTTCAGAACAGGCGGATGAAGTGGCGGCACTCCAAGGAGGCCCAGGCCCAGAAGGACAAGGACAAGGAGGCGGCGGAGAAGCCACCAGGCGGAACCCCGGCTTTCGACGGCGAGCGGGACGAGCGGAGCCCCAGCCGCTCGGAAGGCGAGGCGGAGAGCGAGAGCAGCGACTCCGAGTCCCTGGACATGGCCCCCAGCGACTCAGAGCGGACTGAGGGCACTGACAGGGCTCTGCATCAAACGGCCGTCACCAAGGCCCCGGCTGCGGGCGCCCTGGTCACCGCCAGCAGCGTTGGGAGCGGCGGCAGCAGCGGCCGCAGCGGTTTGAGTCTCAGCAGCGCCAGCAGCCTCAGCAgcagcggcggcagcagcagcgcGGGCAGCGCCAGCAGCTTGGCCAGCAGCGGCGGCGGCCCCTCGGAGCTGCCCTTGGCGCCCCAGCCCAGCCTCAGCAACGCTCCCCAAAGCCCCGAGCCTGCCCCAGCGCCCCCCGGCGGCCTATAG
- the HLX gene encoding H2.0-like homeobox protein isoform X1, with protein sequence MFAAGLAPFYASNFSLWSAAYCSSAGPGGCSFPLDPAAVKKPSFCIADILHAGVGEPGAAPDGLAGASAAALTAHLGSVHPHASFQAAARSPLRPTPVVAPSEVPAGFPQRLSPLSAAYHHHHPQQQQQQPQQQPQQQPPPPPRAGALQPQASGARVVPNPHHSGSAPAPSSKDLKFGIDRILSAEFDPKVKEGNTLRDLTSLLTGGRPAGMHLPGLQPSAGQFFASLDPINEASAILSPLSSNTRNSVQHQFQDTFPGPYAVLTKDTMPQTYKRKRSWSRAVFSNLQRKGLEKRFEIQKYVTKPDRKQLAAMLGLTDAQVKVWFQNRRMKWRHSKEAQAQKDKDKEAAEKPPGGTPAFDGERDERSPSRSEGEAESESSDSESLDMAPSDSERTEGTDRALHQTAVTKAPAAGALVTASSVGSGGSSGRSGLSLSSASSLSSSGGSSSAGSASSLASSGGGPSELPLAPQPSLSNAPQSPEPAPAPPGGL encoded by the exons ATGTTCGCCGCCGGGCTGGCCCCCTTCTACGCCTCCAACTTCAGCCTCTGGTCGGCCGCGTACTGCTCGTCGGCCGGCCCGGGCGGCTGCTCCTTCCCCCTGGACCCTGCCGCTGTCAAGAAGCCATCCTTCTGCATCGCAGACATCCTGCACGCCGGCGTTGGGGAGCCGGGGGCGGCCCCAGACGGCCTGGCTGGGGCCTCGGCCGCCGCCCTCACCGCGCACTTGGGCTCGGTTCACCCGCACGCCTCTTTCCAAGCCGCCGCCAGGTCCCCGCTTCGACCCACGCCGGTGGTGGCGCCCTCCGAAGTCCCAGCTGGCTTCCCGCAGCGGCTGTCCCCGCTGTCGGCCgcttaccaccaccatcacccacagcagcagcagcagcagccccagCAGCAGCCGCAGCAACAGCCTCCCCCGCCACCCCGGGCCGGCGCCCTGCAGCCCCAGGCCTCGGGGGCGCGGGTGGTTCCGAACCCACACCATAGCGGCTCGGCCCCGGCCCCCTCCAGCAAGGACCTCAAATTTGGGATTGACCGCATTTTGTCTGCAGAATTTGACCCAAAAGTCAAGGAAGGCAACACGCTAAGAG ACCTCACCTCCCTGCTAACTGGCGGGCGGCCCGCAGGGATGCACCTCCCGGGCCTGCAGCCCTCCGCCGGCCAGTTCTTCGCGTCTCTAGATCCCATTAACGAGGCTTCTGCCATCCTGAGTCCCTTAAGCTCGAACACGAGAAATTCAGTTCAGCATCAGTTTCAAGACACGTTTCCAG GCCCCTACGCGGTACTCACGAAGGACACCATGCCACAGACCTACAAGAGAAAACGCTCGTGGTCGCGCGCCGTCTTCTCCAACctgcagaggaaaggcctggagaagaGGTTCGAGATCCAGAAGTACGTGACCAAGCCGGACCGAAAGCAGCTGGCGGCGATGCTCGGCCTCACTGACGCGCAG GTGAAGGTGTGGTTTCAGAACAGGCGGATGAAGTGGCGGCACTCCAAGGAGGCCCAGGCCCAGAAGGACAAGGACAAGGAGGCGGCGGAGAAGCCACCAGGCGGAACCCCGGCTTTCGACGGCGAGCGGGACGAGCGGAGCCCCAGCCGCTCGGAAGGCGAGGCGGAGAGCGAGAGCAGCGACTCCGAGTCCCTGGACATGGCCCCCAGCGACTCAGAGCGGACTGAGGGCACTGACAGGGCTCTGCATCAAACGGCCGTCACCAAGGCCCCGGCTGCGGGCGCCCTGGTCACCGCCAGCAGCGTTGGGAGCGGCGGCAGCAGCGGCCGCAGCGGTTTGAGTCTCAGCAGCGCCAGCAGCCTCAGCAgcagcggcggcagcagcagcgcGGGCAGCGCCAGCAGCTTGGCCAGCAGCGGCGGCGGCCCCTCGGAGCTGCCCTTGGCGCCCCAGCCCAGCCTCAGCAACGCTCCCCAAAGCCCCGAGCCTGCCCCAGCGCCCCCCGGCGGCCTATAG